A region from the Streptomyces tsukubensis genome encodes:
- a CDS encoding SPW_0924 family protein, producing MRALVAAAIGLAAAFALVLTVTAIGAPPGETSPRPLLTTVPGPKK from the coding sequence ATGCGCGCCCTCGTCGCCGCCGCCATCGGACTGGCCGCCGCCTTTGCCCTCGTCCTCACCGTCACCGCGATCGGCGCGCCACCGGGGGAGACCTCGCCCCGTCCCCTGCTGACCACCGTCCCCGGCCCCAAGAAGTAA